In one Paramisgurnus dabryanus chromosome 21, PD_genome_1.1, whole genome shotgun sequence genomic region, the following are encoded:
- the igsf21b gene encoding immunoglobulin superfamily member 21b, which translates to MSIIALSLLLCADLLDFVKGYLTVTIEPLPPVVMGDTVTLKCNFRTDGNLREIVWFRVMEGGSSKQKIFTYDAMYNTNFSHMEDFRRKEDLVYQSTVRLPEVQMEDDGPYECHVGIYDRASREKVVLASGSITLNVMSPPKSISVVAANQPARFSRYEAQNFTLVCTVTGGKPAPVVYFKRDGEVIEVHSFISPEKQESRGLLGAKYNQPLISRELDDTKIQKSLSFLGPNSEPVRLDKDRSQRSYTSGAPVQEEPSPTTEVIPETVISREFPRWVLSSSPLYFFNHTQSVLQDGTMEVQAVLTWHLNPQLDNEALFSCEVKHSALSMPMKAEVTLSAPKGPRLSMTPSRAKVGDTVRMKVDGFQMGTKTNEVFPEPLFTWTRVGGPLLDGSEERFGKVLVLERVPAELNGSMYRCTVQNPLGSTNTHTRLIVFENPRIKKETKQLNLGKSDGAILGPSLMMMLLLSLTVDLT; encoded by the exons ATGAGTATAATCGCTTTATCTTTGCTTCTGTGTGCTGATCTACTGGATTTCGTTAAAG GTTATTTAACAGTCACCATTGAGCCTCTCCCTCCTGTGGTTATGGGGGACACAGTGACTTTGAAGTGTAATTTCAGGACTGATGGGAACCTACGAGAGATTGTGTGGTTTCGG GTGATGGAGGGTGGAAGCTCAAAACAGAAAATCTTTACTTATGATGCCATGTACAACACCAATTTTTCTCACATGGAGGACTTCCGCAGAAAAGAAGACCTTGTTTACCAGTCAACTGTCAG GCTCCCTGAGGTACAAATGGAAGATGATGGACCATATGAATGTCACGTGGGGATCTACGACAGGGCGTCTAGAGAAAAGGTGGTCCTGGCATCTGGGAGCATCACACTAAATGTTATGT CTCCGCCAAAATCCATATCTGTTGTAGCAGCAAATCAGCCGGCTCGCTTTAGCCGCTACGAAGCTCAAAACTTCACGCTTGTTTGCACGGTAACTGGAGGAAAACCTGCCCCTGTG GTGTACTTTAAGAGGGATGGAGAAGTTATTGAAGTCCATTCTTTTATATCCCCCGAGAAACAAGAAAGCAGAGGCTTGCTAGGGGCAAAATACAACCAGCCACTTATCAGCCGAGAACTGGATGATACAAAGATCCAGAAGTCTCTTTCATTCCTGGGCCCTAACAGCGAACCCGTCCGTTTGGATAAGGACAGGTCTCAGCGCAGCTACACGTCTGGTGCCCCTGTTCAAGAGGAACCCAGCCCCACTACCGAGGTCATTCCTGAGACTGTGATCAGTAGAGAGTTCCCCCGCTGGGTGCTGAGCTCCAGCCCTTTGTACTTCTTCAACCACACACAGTCTGTACTTCAGGACGGTACTATGGAGGTTCAAGCTGTGCTCACCTGGCACCTGAACCCACAACTGGACAATGAAGCTCTGTTCAGCTGTGAAGTCAAACACTCTGCACTTTCTATGCCAATGAAGGCAGAGGTTACGCTCT CTGCTCCGAAAGGTCCGAGACTCTCCATGACTCCAAGCAGGGCAAAAGTTGGAGATACAGTCCGTATGAAAGTGGATGGCTTCCAGATGGGAACCAAAACG AATGAAGTGTTTCCCGAGCCTCTGTTCACATGGACGCGTGTGGGAGGACCACTTCTGGATGGAAGTGAGGAGAGATTTGGGAAAGTACTGGTTCTGGAGAGAGTCCCAGCAGAGCTCAATGGCTCAATGTATCGTTGCACAGTCCAAAACCCTTTGGGATCAACCAACACGCACACCCGCCTCATAGTGTTCG AAAATCCAAGGATCAAGAAGGAGACTAAACAACTAAACT TGGGCAAATCTGACGGGGCCATACTCGGACCCTCACTGATGATGATGTTGCTGTTGTCACTGACTGTGGATTTAACATGA